Part of the Janibacter endophyticus genome is shown below.
GTCGGCGACGGCAACGCGCTGCTCGCGCCCGAGGTGACCCGCCGGGTCATCGCCAAGATGGTCGAGCAGGGACGTGGCGACGAGCTCGCCGGCCCCGGTGGGCAGCCGGGCGGCGAGGCAGCGCCCGCACAGACCGAGCACGACCTCGCGCTGCTCACCGACCGCGAGCGCGAGGTCCTCGTCACCGTGGGGCGCGGGCGGTCCAACGCCGAGATCGCCGCCGAGCTCTTCATCGGTGAGGCGACGGTCAAGACCCACGTCTCGAACGTCCTCGCGAAGCTGCACCTGCGCGACCGCGTCCAGGCGGTCGTCGTCGCTCACGAGACCGGCATCGTCCACACCGGCTGAGTCGCCGCTCATGACTCGCGGGTAGAGCGACCGTTGCCCCAGGAGTCCCGGTGCCCGCCCCCGGTTTGTCAGGGCTCCGGCACCGAGTGGCTCGAGCAACGGTCGTCGGACCCGCGAGTAGCTTCGGGCTCCCCCTCGAGGGGGAGAGGTGCCCGGCCCAGGATCAGTCGCGCGGCTGATCCTCTCGCTCCCCGTCCTTCGTAGGTTCGGTGTCATGACGACGCGACCAGCGACCATCACGGTCTCCGACCTGACCCGCCGCTTCGGCGACCGCACGGTCGTCGACGCGGTGAGCTTCACCGTGCCGGAGGGGCTGATGACCGGCTTCGTCGGCGGCAACGGTGCCGGCAAGACGACGACCATGCGGATGATCATGGGCGTCCTCGGGATCCACGGCGGCGAGGTCCGTTGGGGCGACCACCCGGTGACCACCGCCGAGCGCCGTCGCATCGGCTACATGCCCGAGGAGCGGGGCCTCTACCCCAAGCAGAAGATCCTCGAGCAGCTCGTCTACCTCGCCTCCCTCAAGGGCGTCGACCCGGGCGAGGCGAAGGGGGAGGCCCAGGGTCTCCTCGAGCGGTTCGGTCTCGGGGACCGGGCCGGCGACACGGTCGAGAAGCTCTCGCTCGGCAACCAGCAGCGGGTCCAGATCATCGCGGCCGTCATGTCGCGCCCGGCGGCGCTCGTCCTCGACGAGCCCTTCTCCGGGCTCGACCCGGCGGCCGTCGACTCCATGGCCGACCTGCTCCGTGAGCAGACCGCCCGCGGGGTGCCCGTGCTCTTCTCGAGCCACCAGCTCGACCTCGTCGAGCGGCTCTGCGACCGGCTGGTCGTTCTCGCCGCCGGTCAGGTCCGCGCCGAGGGCACGACCGAGGAGCTCCGCTCGCAGGGGCCGGTCCGCTACCGGCTCACTCTCGCCGGCGACGCCGGCTGGGTCCGCGCGGTCCCCGGGGTGCACTGCGTGGACATCGACGGGCCGACGGCCCTCCTCGAGCTCGATCCCGGCGGCGCACCAGGGGGCGCCGCCGGGGTCGACCCCGCCGATGAGCGCGTCGACCACCTGCTCCGCGAGGGCCTCGCGCGCGGCGGGGTCCGAGAGCTGGTCCGGGTCGTCCCGCCGCTGTCCGCCATCTACCGGGAGGTCACGGCATGAGCCGCACCGACACCCAGCCCACCGACCGCACGAAGAGCTCGGGCACCGCTCCTTGGCTGCTCGTCGCTCGGCGCGAGGTCACGGTCAAGCTCCGGGACAAGGCCTTCATCGGCGGCACGCTGATGTCGCTGGCGATCCTCGTCGCCGTCTTCGGCTTCCAGGCCTGGCAGTCCGAGCGGCACCGCGACGTCACGCTCGTGGCGACACCCGCCGCGGTCGAGATGGCTGACGCCGTCGTCGCTGCGACCCCCGGGATCGACGACAAGATCACGGTGCACCGGGCGGACGCCGCCGACGAGGCCGCCGCCGAGTCCGCGCTCGCCGGGGGCGAGGCCGACGGATGGCTGCACGAGGTGGACGGCGCCTGGACGCTCGTCGGCTACGAGGACCAGGACGGCGCCCTGCAGCAGGTGGTCACCCAGACCGTTGCCCAGCAGGTGCTCGAGGCCAGGGCGCAGGAGGCTGGGACGACGGCCGCCGCGCTCACGCAGGGCAGCGAGGTCCGCACGGCCCTGCTCGAGGGCGATGCCGACCAAGCGGCGCTCGGCCAGGCCGTCGGCTTCATCATGGCGATCCTCTTCTACTTCTCCGCGATGATGTTTGGCATGACGCTCGCGTCGAGCGTCGTCGAGGAGAAGCAGTCCCGGATCGTCGAGATCATCGCGACGTCGATGCCGACGACCCAGCTGCTCGCGGGCAAGATCCTCGGCAACGTCGTCCTCGCCGTCGGCCAGCTCGCGCTCTTCGTCGCCGTGGGCCTCGTCGGGATCACCTTCACCGACCTCGGCTCGATGCTGCCCAGCCTGAGCACCGGCATCCTCTGGTACGTCGCCTTCTACCTCGCCGGCTTCGTCCTCCTCGCGACCCTCTTCGCGGTCGCCGGCGCGCTGGCCAGCCGGGTCGAGGACGTCCAGTCGACGGCCACCCCGGTGACGATGCTGCTCATGGCGGTCTTCTTCTCCGCCCTCCTCGCGAGCGGCACGGTCGCCGAGGTGCTGTCCTGGCTGCCGCCCTTCTCCGCGGTGCTCATGCCGATGCGTCTCGTGTCGGGTACGGCCGACTGGTGGCAGGCGGGCCTCGCGCTGCTCGCGCTCGTCGCCGTCACCGCGGTGGTCCTCGTCGCCGCGACCCGGATCTACCGTCGGGCGCTGCTCCAGACGAGCGGCAAGCTCGGCTACAAGGAGGCGTGGAACGCCGAGGTCTGAGGCGACAGCGCGAAGGGGTGAGCCTCCCTCAGCGGGAGGCTCACCCCTTCGTCGTGCCCGGCGGGTCAGGTCAGGGTGTCGGGGTCGATCTCGTGGTCGGGGTCGTGGCTGCGCCGCTTGTTGCGACGGACGAGGAAGATCACCCAGGCGACGACCGCAAGGACGATGAGCACGTAGATGACCTTGCTGATCGGGTCGATGTACTGCTCGACGACGTGGTACCTCGAGCCGAGGGCGTAGCCGGCGGAGATGAGCGCGGTGTTCCACAGCAGGGAGCCGGCGGTGGTCATCGCGAGGAAGCCGGTGAGCGGCATCCGGTCGACGCCCGCAGGGATCGAGATCAGGCTGCGGATGCCGGGGATGAGCCGGCCGAAGAAGACCGCCTTGCGGCCGTGCCTCGTGAACCACGTGTCGGCCTTGTCGACGTCCGAGACGTCGACGAGCGGCATCCGGTGCGCGATGACGCGCAGCCGGTCCATGCCGACGACCGCGCCGAAGCCGTAGAGGAGCAGGGCGCCGGTCACCGATCCGAGGGTGGCCCAGAGGACGGCCTCGACGATCGTGTACTCCCCGTTGGCGGCGGTGAAGCCGGCGAGCGGCAGGACGACCTCGCTGGGGATCGGCGGGAAGAGGTTCTCGAGGAAGATCGCCAGCGCGATGCCGGGTCCTCCGACGGACTCCATGATCCCGAGGACCCAGTCGATGAGCTGTTGCATGCCGCCCTTCCCGCGGTCGGTGCGCCCCGCGGCGGGGCGTTCGCTCTGCCCAGGGTAGGCGGGGGCGCCTGGGAGTGTGCTGTGCCGGCGGTGTGATCCCTGCCCGGGCGCCGGGCTAGGTTGGTCGACCGTGAGCGAAGGGGTCGAAGGTCGGGTCGTGGGGGTGGGCCCCTGGGACGGGCCGTGGCCGGAGGACGACCGCCTCGACCCCGAGCTGCTCAGGGAGGGCGACCGGCGCAACGTCCTCGACCGGTACCGCTACTGGCGCCACGAGGCGATCGTCGCCGACCTCGAGACGCGCCGGCACGGCTTCCACGTCGCGATCGAGAACTGGGAGCACGACTTCAACATCGGCTCGGTCGTCCGGACCGCCAACGCCCTCGGTGCCGCGGCCTTCCACATCGTCGGCCGTCGCCGGTGGAACCGTCGGGGCGCCATGGTCACCGACCGCTACCAGGTTGAGCACCACCACCCCACCGTCGCGGACTTCGCGGCCTGGGCGAAGGGGGAGGGGCTGACGGTCGTCGGGATCGACAACGTCCCCGGTGCGGTGCCGTTGGAGACCTTCGACCTGCCCCGTGAGTGCGTGCTGGTCCTCGGCCAGGAGGGGCCGGGGATCTCACCGGAGATGCTCACTGCGTGCGACGTCGTCCTCGAGATCGGGCAGCACGGCTCGACCCGCTCGATGAACGCCGGCGCCGCCGCTGCGATCGCCATGCACGCCTGGGTCCGACGTCACGTCCACGGCCAGCGGCCGGCCGGGGCCGCGCCCGAGGTCCCCTAGCGGCTCCGTGCCCGGGTCGGCCTGGGAGGATCGGGGCATGAGCTCGCTCGGTCCCTCTCGCCGTTCGCAGGTCCCGCCCTTCACGGTCATGGAGGTGCTGGCCCGGGTTGCGCAGCTGCGCGCCGAGGGGCGCGACGTCATCTCGCTCTGCGCGGGGGAGCCGTCCGGCGGGGCGCCGGACGCGGTGTCGCTGGCGGCCGCCGAGCTGCACGCCTCCCGTCGGCCGCTGACCTACACCCCGGCGCTGGGCACGGCCGCGCTGCGGGCAGCGATCGCCGGCCACTACCGACGCTGGTACGACCTCGATGTCCCGCCTGGCCGGGTCGCCGTCACCACGGGCAGCTCGGGGGCCTTCGTCCTGGCCTTCCTCGCGGCCTTCGACGCCGGTGACCGGGTCGCGCTCGCCCGGCCCGGCTACCCCGCCTACCGCAACATCCTCAGCAGCCTGGGTTGCGAAGTGGTCGACCTCGACTGCGGCGCGGACGTGCGCTACCAGCCGACCCCGGCGATGCTCGACGAGGCCCACTCGCAGGCCCCGCTCGCTGGTCTCGTGCTCGCCTCGCCGGCGAACCCGACCGGCACGATGGTCGACCGCGCCGAGCTCACGGCGATCACTCACTGGTGCCGGGAGCACGACGTCCGCCTCGTGAGCGACGAGATCTACCACGGTGTCACCTACCCCGAGCCCGGCGGGCCCGACCCGCGCGGGGTGTGCGCGGCGGAGATCGACGACGGCGTCGTCGTCATCAGCTCGTTCAGCAAGTACTGGGGCATGACCGGCTGGCGGCTGGGCTGGATGCTCATGCCCGAGGACCTCGCCGCGGCCGTCGACGCGCTGGCCGGCAGCATCGCGCTCTGCCCGCCCGTCCCGGCCCAGGAGGCGGCCGTCGCAGCCTTCGAACCGGCGGCACTGGAGCAGTGCGAAGGGGGCGTGGCCGAGTTCGCGCACACCCGTCGTCTCCTGCTCGAGGCGGCACCGCGGCTGGGCTGGGGGGCCGCGGCCCCGGCCGACGGCGCCTTCTACTACTACGCCCACCTCGGCCGGCAGCTGGAGCGGTGGCGGGACGCGCCCACCTACGCCGCGGCGCTGCTCGACGCGACCGGTGTCGCGGTGACGCCGGGCAACGACTTCGACGGCGTCGCCGGTCACGAGCACGTGCGTCTGAGCTTCGCCGCCGGCCCAGC
Proteins encoded:
- a CDS encoding ABC transporter ATP-binding protein: MTTRPATITVSDLTRRFGDRTVVDAVSFTVPEGLMTGFVGGNGAGKTTTMRMIMGVLGIHGGEVRWGDHPVTTAERRRIGYMPEERGLYPKQKILEQLVYLASLKGVDPGEAKGEAQGLLERFGLGDRAGDTVEKLSLGNQQRVQIIAAVMSRPAALVLDEPFSGLDPAAVDSMADLLREQTARGVPVLFSSHQLDLVERLCDRLVVLAAGQVRAEGTTEELRSQGPVRYRLTLAGDAGWVRAVPGVHCVDIDGPTALLELDPGGAPGGAAGVDPADERVDHLLREGLARGGVRELVRVVPPLSAIYREVTA
- a CDS encoding pyridoxal phosphate-dependent aminotransferase; its protein translation is MSSLGPSRRSQVPPFTVMEVLARVAQLRAEGRDVISLCAGEPSGGAPDAVSLAAAELHASRRPLTYTPALGTAALRAAIAGHYRRWYDLDVPPGRVAVTTGSSGAFVLAFLAAFDAGDRVALARPGYPAYRNILSSLGCEVVDLDCGADVRYQPTPAMLDEAHSQAPLAGLVLASPANPTGTMVDRAELTAITHWCREHDVRLVSDEIYHGVTYPEPGGPDPRGVCAAEIDDGVVVISSFSKYWGMTGWRLGWMLMPEDLAAAVDALAGSIALCPPVPAQEAAVAAFEPAALEQCEGGVAEFAHTRRLLLEAAPRLGWGAAAPADGAFYYYAHLGRQLERWRDAPTYAAALLDATGVAVTPGNDFDGVAGHEHVRLSFAAGPAAVAEAVERIAAWQGGS
- a CDS encoding TrmH family RNA methyltransferase — protein: MSEGVEGRVVGVGPWDGPWPEDDRLDPELLREGDRRNVLDRYRYWRHEAIVADLETRRHGFHVAIENWEHDFNIGSVVRTANALGAAAFHIVGRRRWNRRGAMVTDRYQVEHHHPTVADFAAWAKGEGLTVVGIDNVPGAVPLETFDLPRECVLVLGQEGPGISPEMLTACDVVLEIGQHGSTRSMNAGAAAAIAMHAWVRRHVHGQRPAGAAPEVP
- a CDS encoding DedA family protein; translation: MQQLIDWVLGIMESVGGPGIALAIFLENLFPPIPSEVVLPLAGFTAANGEYTIVEAVLWATLGSVTGALLLYGFGAVVGMDRLRVIAHRMPLVDVSDVDKADTWFTRHGRKAVFFGRLIPGIRSLISIPAGVDRMPLTGFLAMTTAGSLLWNTALISAGYALGSRYHVVEQYIDPISKVIYVLIVLAVVAWVIFLVRRNKRRSHDPDHEIDPDTLT
- a CDS encoding ABC transporter permease, which gives rise to MSRTDTQPTDRTKSSGTAPWLLVARREVTVKLRDKAFIGGTLMSLAILVAVFGFQAWQSERHRDVTLVATPAAVEMADAVVAATPGIDDKITVHRADAADEAAAESALAGGEADGWLHEVDGAWTLVGYEDQDGALQQVVTQTVAQQVLEARAQEAGTTAAALTQGSEVRTALLEGDADQAALGQAVGFIMAILFYFSAMMFGMTLASSVVEEKQSRIVEIIATSMPTTQLLAGKILGNVVLAVGQLALFVAVGLVGITFTDLGSMLPSLSTGILWYVAFYLAGFVLLATLFAVAGALASRVEDVQSTATPVTMLLMAVFFSALLASGTVAEVLSWLPPFSAVLMPMRLVSGTADWWQAGLALLALVAVTAVVLVAATRIYRRALLQTSGKLGYKEAWNAEV